Proteins from one Ipomoea triloba cultivar NCNSP0323 chromosome 1, ASM357664v1 genomic window:
- the LOC116022111 gene encoding probable LRR receptor-like serine/threonine-protein kinase At3g47570, giving the protein MSSSLFCFYAIFAFLCKVSFSLPGNVSDHRTLLSLKANIIGDPLPLQSWNESTHFCNWVGITCGRKHQRVVSINLDSSNLQGSLSPAIGNLSFLRKLILENNTLAGIIPKEIGKLRRLSVLVLESNVFSGEIPKNLSQCVSLTHFYLGDNNLTGTFPLEFRSLSKLEFLSVPINHLMGEIPAYIGNFSSLKVLSFAQNNLKGKIPTSLGCLQKIFGISVLKNYLTSTIPISIFNLSSLETFDVQENKLEGYLPSNLGSTLPNLKGFYIGYNLLRGRLPISMSNATALHHFDVRHNDFYGGVPSFSGLKRLHYLALFDNPLGSGKSTDLDFMSSLLNSTATLMTLYLDNCNFGGVLPRFIANFSQLEYFQIEDNLIGGYLPSEIGLLVNLDYLDLSKNQLGGTIPSSWGSLQRLIGLNLEGNKLFGEIPNSLGNLSMLSELHLSFNELQGTIPISFENFKYLLVLDLSRNKLQGNFSKVILTSLLHLDLSHNHFTGPLPIEIGGFKNLVSLTLSNNMFLGTLPSTIGTLSSLFELNINHNLFHGFIPSSFSSLKSLEILDLSCNNLTGKIPKFLGKLQYLKRLNLSFNHLEGEIPTEGIFKHKTEVELGGNSNLCGGIPQFGLPTCPKEGERQHLSHIQKLAILMSSGTLILLIIVALIVFIYKQKNKQPLTCDAATEFMPKLSYWSIQKATNEFSKSNIIGFGKFSTVYKGILDGSLGIVAIKVFKLQVRGASKSFLAECEALRQIRHRNLVKVLTTCCSIDHEGNDFFAIVYEYMINGSLDNWLHNHSKDTGENNDSKSLNLLQRVNIAIDVANALDYLHNQLETGLIHCDLKPSNILLDGDLVAHVADFGLAKFLHTEVILASSSNQVSSSLGIKGTFGYAAPEYAMGSDLSTFGDMYSYGILLLEMFTSKSPTGDIFNNGLTLHNYVRMSIPEQVTEIVDPKLFHKEANATRRRLLLQNQIIECLVSIFRIGIACSMELPRDRMTIGNVVKELHSIKDTLVELGDIGTIPC; this is encoded by the exons ATGAGCTCCTCCCTATTTTGTTTTTATGCCATATTTGCCTTCCTCTGCAAAGTTTCCTTCTCCCTGCCCGGAAATGTTTCTGATCACAGAACATTGCTTTCATTGAAGGCCAACATCATCGGAGATCCTCTGCCTCTTCAATCATGGAATGAGTCTACCCATTTCTGTAATTGGGTTGGAATAACTTGTGGTCGCAAACACCAACGAGTTGTATCAATCAATTTGGACTCGAGCAACCTTCAAGGCTCTTTGTCGCCTGCTATCGGGAACCTGAGTTTCCTGAGAAAATTGATTCTTGAAAACAACACTCTAGCAGGTATAATTCCTAAAGAGATAGGTAAACTTAGAAGATTAAGTGTGTTGGTTCTGGAAAGTAATGTATTTTCAGGTGAAATTCCAAAAAACCTTTCACAATGTGTTAGTCTGACACATTTTTATTTGGGAGACAATAATCTAACGGGTACATTTCCTTTGGAGTTTCGATCACTGTCCAAACTTGAGTTCCTTTCGGTTCCCATAAACCACTTGATGGGAGAGATACCTGCTTACATAGGCAATTTTTCATCACTCAAGGTACTTTCTTTTgctcaaaataatttgaaggGAAAAATTCCTACTTCTTTGGGATGCCTACAGAAAATTTTTGGTATTTCTGTACTCAAAAACTACCTGACTTCTACCATTCCCATATCCATTTTCAATCTGTCATCTTTGGAAACTTTTGATGTACAAGAGAATAAACTTGAGGGATATCTTCCTTCAAATTTAGGCTCTACCCTTCCTAATCTAAAGGGTTTTTATATTGGTTATAATCTTTTAAGAGGTCGACTTCCTATCTCAATGTCAAATGCCACAGCACTACACCATTTTGATGTTCGTCATAATGATTTTTATGGAGGGGTGCCGTCATTTAGTGGACTTAAAAGACTACATTATCTTGCACTTTTTGACAATCCACTTGGTAGTGGAAAATCCACTGATTTGGATTTCATGTCATCTCTTCTCAATAGTACTGCTACACTAATGACCCTGTATCTTGATAATTGCAATTTTGGAGGGGTTTTGCCCAGATTCATAGCAAACTTTTCACAGCTTGAGTATTTTCAAATAGAAGATAATCTCATAGGCGGATATCTTCCAAGTGAAATTGGTCTTCTTGTTAACTTAGATTATCTAGACTTATCAAAAAATCAGCTAGGCGGTACTATTCCAAGCTCATGGGGAAGCCTTCAACGACTCATTGGTTTAAACCTTGAAGGAAACAAATTGTTTGGTGAGATTCCAAATTCATTGGGAAATCTGTCCATGCTTAGTGAGCTTCACCTGTCATTCAATGAGTTGCAAGGTACTATACCaataagttttgaaaattttaagtaTTTGTTAGTATTAGATCTTTCCAGAAACAAACTCCAAGGAAACTTTTCCAAAGTTATCCTCACATCGCTTCTGCATCTAGACCTCTCTCACAATCACTTTACAGGTCCTCTTCCGATAGAGATTGGTGGGTTCAAAAATTTGGTGTCACTAACCCTTTCAAACAACATGTTCTTAGGCACACTTCCAAGTACCATTGGTACACTGAGTAGCTTGTTTGAACTCAACATCAATCACAATCTTTTCCATGGATTTATCCCTTCTTCTTTCAGTTCTTTAAAAAGCCTAGAAATTTTAGATCTATCTTGTAATAACCTCACAGGAAAAATACCAAAATTTCTAGGTAAACTTCAGTACTTGAAGCGATTGAATTTATCATTTAACCATTTGGAAGGTGAGATACCTACTGAAGGGATTTTTAAACACAAGACTGAAGTTGAGCTTGGTGGTAACTCCAACCTCTGCGGAGGTATTCCGCAATTTGGGTTGCCAACATGCCCAAAAGAAGGGGAAAGACAACATTTGTCCCATATTCAAAAGTTGGCAATTTTAATGTCAAGTGGGACTTTGATTCTGCTGATAATTGTGGCTCTCATTGTGTTCATTTACAAGCAGAAGAACAAGCAGCCTTTAACGTGTGATGCAGCAACAGAGTTCATGCCTAAGTTGTCATATTGGAGTATCCAAAAGGCaactaatgaattttctaaATCCAACATAATTGGATTTGGAAAATTCAGCACGGTTTACAAAGGCATTCTTGATGGTAGTTTGGGAATAGTTGCAATTAAAGTGTTCAAGCTTCAAGTGAGAGGAGCATCCAAGAGCTTTTTGGCGGAATGTGAAGCATTGAGGCAAATTAGGCACCGAAACTTGGTAAAAGTGTTGACCACTTGTTGTAGCATCGACCATGAGGGTAATGACTTCTTCGCCATTGTTTATGAGTATATGATCAATGGTAGTCTGGATAATTGGTTGCACAATCACTCAAAAGACACAGGAGAGAATAATGATTCAAAGAGTCTGAACTTGTTACAGAGGGTAAATATCGCAATTGATGTGGCAAATGCACTTGATTATCTTCATAATCAATTGGAGACAGGTTTAATACATTGTGATTTGAAGCCAAGCAATATTTTGTTGGATGGAGACTTAGTTGCTCATGTTGCTGATTTTGGATTAGCAAAGTTTCTTCACACGGAAGTTATACTTGCATCTTCATCTAACCAAGTGAGTTCATCTCTAGGAATTAAAGGGACATTTGGATATGCAGCTCCAG AGTATGCGATGGGAAGTGATTTGTCAACATTTGGTGATATGTATAGCTATGGGATCCTTTTGCTAGAAATGTTTACTAGTAAAAGTCCCACTGGTGATATCTTCAATAATGGCTTAACTCTTCATAACTATGTTAGAATGAGCATACCTGAGCAAGTCACTGAGATTGTGGATCCAAAGCTATTCCACAAAGAAGCTAATGCAACACGTAGAAGGCTTCTACTTCAGAACCAGATAATAGAATGCCTTGTATCAATTTTTAGGATTGGAATAGCTTGTTCCATGGAGTTACCTAGGGACAGAATGACCATTGGCAATGTCGTCAAGGAGTTACATTCAATCAAAGACACCCTTGTGGAACTTGGAGACATCGGGACCATTCCTTG TTAG
- the LOC116022022 gene encoding receptor kinase-like protein Xa21, with translation MSSSLFCFYALFAFLCKASFSLPGNVSDHTALLSFKANIIGDSLQSWNESTHFCNWVGISCGRKHQRVVAIHLNSSNLQGSLSPAIGNLSFLRDLWLDNNTLAGIIPKEMGRLTRLRVLILQSNVFSGEIPKNLSHCVSLTNFYLGDNNLRGTFPLEFRSLSKLKYLSVDTNHLMGEIPAYIGNFSSLKMLSFAENNFKGKIPTSFGCLQKVYYIALSINYLTSTIPISIFNLSSLVSFDVQQNKLEGYLPSNLGSTLPNLEHFHIGYNLLRGRLPISMSNATALDYFDVRQNDFYGGVPSFSGLKTLKFLSLFDNPLGNRKSTDLDFMSSLLNSTATLVVLLLDNCNFGGVLPRFIANFSRLEDFYIAENVISGTIPSEIHLLVNLQLLYLSKNQLGGTIPSSWGSLQQFIGLYLDGNKLFGEIPISLGNLSFLNRLYLSFNELQGPLPVEIGGFKNLVTLKLSNNMFLSTLPSEIPSEGIFKNKTEVELGGNSNLCGGIPQFGLPTCPREGGTKHLSHIQKLAIFISSGTLILLIIVALLVVIYKQKNKQSLTTVYKGILDGSLGIVAIKVFKLQVRGSSKSFLAECEALRQIRHRNLVKVLTTCCSIDHEGNDFFAIVYEYMINGSLDNWLHNQSRDIGGNNDSKSLNLLQRVNIAIDVANALDYLHNQLETGLVHCDLKPSNILLDGDLVAHVADFGLAKFLPTEVTLASSSNQENSSIGIKGTIGYAAPEYGMGSDLSTSGDMYSYGILLLEIFTSKSPTSDIFNNGLTLHNYVRMSIPEQVIEIVDPKLFHKEANATPRSLVLQNQIIECLVSIFKIGIACSMELPRDRMSIGNAVKELHSIKDTLAELGDIRTIPRARCMK, from the exons ATGAGCTCCTCCCTCTTTTGTTTTTATGCCTTATTTGCCTTCCTCTGCAAAGCTTCCTTCTCCCTTCCCGGAAATGTTTCTGATCACACAGCATTGCTTTCATTCAAAGCCAACATCATCGGAGATTCTCTTCAGTCGTGGAATGAGTCTACTCATTTCTGTAATTGGGTTGGAATAAGTTGTGGTCGCAAACACCAACGAGTTGTAGCAATCCATTTGAACTCGAGCAACCTTCAAGGCTCTTTGTCCCCTGCAATTGGGAACTTGAGTTTTCTTAGAGATCTGTGGCTTGACAACAACACTCTAGCAGGTATAATTCCTAAAGAGATGGGTAGACTTACAAGATTAAGAGTGTTGATTCTCCAAAGTAATGTATTTTCAGGTGAAATTCCAAAAAACCTTTCACATTGTGTTAGtctaacaaatttttatttggGAGACAATAATCTAAGGGGTACATTTCCTTTGGAGTTTCGATCACTGTCCAAACTTAAGTACCTTTCGGTTGACACAAACCACTTGATGGGAGAGATACCTGCTTACATAGGCAATTTTTCATCACTTAAGATGCTTTCTTTTGCTGAAAATAATTTCAAGGGAAAAATTCCTACTTCTTTTGGATGCCTGCAGAAAGTTTATTATATTGCTTTATCCATCAACTACCTGACTTCTACCATCCCCATATCCATTTTCAATCTGTCATCATTGGTAAGTTTTGATGTACAACAAAATAAACTTGAAGGATATCTTCCTTCAAATTTAGGCTCTACCCTTCCAAATCTAGAGCATTTTCATATTGGTTATAATCTTTTAAGAGGGCGACTTCCTATCTCAATGTCAAATGCCACAGCACTAGACTATTTTGATGTTcgtcaaaatgatttttatggAGGGGTACCGTCATTTAGTGGActtaaaacactaaaatttctTTCACTTTTTGACAATCCGCTTGGTAATAGAAAATCCACTGATTTGGATTTCATGTCATCTCTTCTCAATAGTACTGCTACACTAGTGGTCCTGCTTCTTGATAACTGCAATTTTGGAGGGGTTTTGCCCAGATTCATAGCAAACTTTTCGCGTCTTGAGGATTTTTACATTGCAGAAAATGTCATTAGTGGTACTATTCCCAGTGAAATTCATCTTCTTGTTAACTTACAACTCCTATACTTATCAAAAAACCAGCTAGGCGGTACTATTCCAAGCTCATGGGGAAGCCTTCAACAATTCATTGGTTTATACCTTGATGGAAACAAATTGTTTGGTGAGATTCCAATTTCATTGGGAAATCTGTCCTTTCTTAATAGGCTTTACCTATCATTCAATGAGTTGCAAG GTCCTCTTCCTGTAGAGATTGGTGGGTTCAAAAATTTGGTGACACTAAAACTCTCAAACAACATGTTCTTAAGCACACTTCCAA GTGAGATACCTAGTGAAGGGATTTTTAAAAACAAGACTGAAGTTGAGCTTGGTGGTAACTCCAACCTCTGCGGAGGTATTCCGCAATTTGGGTTGCCAACATGCCCAAGAGAAGGGGGAACAAAGCATCTGTCCCATATTCAAAAGCTGGCTATTTTTATTTCAAGTGGGACTTTGATTCTACTGATAATTGTGGCTCTCCTTGTGGTCATTTACAAGCAGAAGAACAAGCAGTCGTTAAC TACTGTTTACAAAGGCATTCTTGATGGTAGTTTGGGAATAGTTGCAATTAAAGTCTTCAAGCTTCAAGTGAGAGGATCATCCAAGAGCTTTTTGGCAGAATGTGAAGCATTGAGGCAAATTAGGCACCGAAACTTGGTAAAAGTTTTAACCACTTGTTGTAGCATCGACCATGAGGGTAATGACTTCTTCGCCATTGTTTATGAGTATATGATCAATGGTAGTCTGGACAATTGGTTGCACAATCAGTCAAGGGACATCGGAGGGAATAATGATTCAAAGAGTTTGAACTTGTTACAGAGGGTAAATATCGCAATTGATGTGGCAAATGCACTTGATTATCTTCATAATCAATTGGAGACAGGTTTAGTACATTGTGATTTGAAGCCAAGCAATATTTTGTTGGACGGAGACTTAGTTGCTCACGTGGCTGATTTTGGATTAGCAAAGTTTCTTCCCACAGAAGTTACACTTGCATCTTCATCTAACCAAGAGAATTCATCTATAGGAATTAAAGGGACTATTGGATATGCAGCTCCAG AGTATGGGATGGGAAGTGATTTGTCAACATCTGGTGATATGTATAGCTATGGAATCCTTTTGCTAGAGATATTTACCAGTAAAAGTCCTACTAGTGATATCTTCAATAATGGCTTAACTCTTCATAACTATGTTAGAATGAGCATTCCTGAGCAAGTCATTGAGATTGTGGATCCAAAGCTATTCCACAAAGAAGCTAATGCAACACCTAGAAGCCTTGTACTTCAGAACCAGATAATAGAATGCCTTGTATCAATTTTTAAGATTGGAATAGCTTGTTCCATGGAGTTACCCAGAGACAGAATGAGCATTGGCAATGCCGTCAAGGAGTTACATTCAATCAAAGACACCCTTGCAGAACTTGGAGACATTAGGACCATTCCTCG AGCAAGATGTATGAAGTAA